CCAGAAGTAGTCGTCGCCGCTGCCGCCCAGCGGCAGGCCCAATTCCTTGAACACGGCCTCGTAGAAGCGGCGGCTGGCGGCAAGATCGACGACCACCAACTGGATGTGGTCGATCAGGCGTCCGCGGTGCAGTTCGGTGGTTTCCATGAGGGATTCCTGTCGTGGGGGACGGGGCCGCGCGTGGGACCAACGCGCGAGGCGGGGCCGATGGTAGGGAACGGGGTGTGTGCGTGGTGTGGGGGGGAAACGCGGCTCACGCCGCTCCCACAGAAAGAAAAGGAGTGGCGCCTGTGGAATCGGCGGCACCGAGGTTTCGCGGTGTGTGCGATGTCGCGGTCGCGGCTTGCGCCGCTCCTACCCCAAAGTGCCCAGCGGCGCTGCGATTCCGATTGTAGGAGCTGCGCGAGCTGCGACTGCGAAAGCTCGCTCGGCGATGTTTGCGCGGTGTATGCGGTGGCGCGGTCGCGGCTCACGCCGCTCCTACCCCAAAGCGGAAAGCCTAGCCGTTGCGGCTGGGCAACGGCGGCCGCGGACTTGCCGCGGCCGCCGCAGTGGCTCAGTACGAAACCCGGAAGGTCACGCCGTAGGTGCGCGGCGCACCGAGGAAGGCGTTGAACGAGTTGAAGGGGTTGTTCGGCAGCGGCGAGACGTTCTGCAGCGGCGCGTCGAAGCCGACCTGCACGTAGTCCTCGTCGAAGATGTTCAGGCCCCAGAACTCGACCATCCAGCGCTTGTCGCGGCGGCCGATGCCGACGCGGGCATTGACCACGGTGAACGCATCCTGCTCCTTCTCCGGGTCCAGGTCGGAACCGGTGTTGTAGTCGGACATGTACTTGGCGCCGACGTTGAAGCGCGCGACCAGGTCGTTGCCGAAGTTCCAGTCGTAGGTGATCGAAGCCGAGCCCGACCAGTAAGGCGCGAAGCTGACCTGGCTGCCCGGCAGCTTGTACAACGCACCGGCCGGCGCGGTGCCGCCGGGGGCGATGAAGTCGCCGCCGGGACGCTCGTCGCCGTAGCGGGTGTCGGCGTAGGTCAGGCCGCCCTGAATCATCAGGCCGCGGCTGGGCTGCCACAGCACTTCGGTGTCGATGCCCTGCGAGACCACTTCCGGAATCGAGCGCACCACGAAGCTGGTGCCCAGGAAGCTGTTGAGCTGGAAGTCCGAATAGGTCTGGTGGAACAGGGTCGCGTTGAGCAGCAGGTTGCCGTCGGCCCAGGTGGTCTTGGCGCCCAGCTCGAAGCTGTTGACGAACTCGCCCGGGAACGAGGTGTCGTTGACCGGCAGGATGCCCTGCCCCGCGCTGGACAGGCCGTTGGCCGACTGCACGCGGTCCAGGTTGAAGCCGCCGGCCTTGTAACCGCGCGCGCCGGACACGTAGGTCATGACATGGTCGTTCCAGCGGTAGGCCAGCTTCAGCGTGCCCGACCATTCCTTTTCTTCGCGTTCCTGGTGGGTGACCCGGCCGTTGTGCAGCGGGTTGGCCCAGGGCAGGCAGCTGAAGCCGACGATGTTGCTGATGATCGCGGCCTGCTGCGCCGGCGGCAGCGAGGCGAACGGCAGGCCGCGCCCGGTCAGCGCCGCGGCGATGCGGCCCTGCGCGGCCGCGCTGACCTGGCCGTTGGGGCCGAAGTACGAGGCGCAGCCCACGCTGCCGTTGGGATTGCTGTAGCGCGAATCCAGTTCCTTGTCTTCGCGGGTGTAGCGCAGGCCCAGGGTGACGTCGAGCGCGTCGGTGGCGTGCCAGGTGTTGTTGGTGAAGAAGGCCGCGGTCTTGGAGTTCTGGCGGTACTTGTCGTCGGCGCCGAAGCCGGCGAAGGCGGTGCCGAACGGCCGGCCGGTGGTCTGCGACAGGAAGGTCGCCGCGGTCGGCGACTGCGCCAACGCCGGATTGATCAAGGCCAGCAGC
The sequence above is a segment of the Lysobacter silvisoli genome. Coding sequences within it:
- a CDS encoding TonB-dependent receptor; this encodes MAVALSALAAAPLHAQDPAPKAQDEEEATTLAGLTVTAQKREEALQDVPIAITALPQQLLQDNGVRDVKDLQVLVPGLTVTSTQSEAQTTARIRGIGTVGDNAGLESSVGVVIDGVYRPRNGVGFGDLGEVERIEVLKGPQGTVFGKNTSAGVINVITRRPDYNTSVEGELTVGNYGALGVSGAFNTSIGDNAAFRVYGAKRERDGFIDVRTGAGPRRETEDFDQNFHTLRAQLLLEPTENLDINLIGDFTSREENCCVGVTTVRGATGNIIDALSPDSGVSPTADPFGRVAYSNRSTEQDMKDKGVSAEINWITPWFNNATLTSITAKREWRAINGLDFDFSSADLLYRNADEDESLTEFKTFSQEFRLTGSTEKVDWMFGLFFSDEDLNRNETYRIGAAYEPYLSTALLALINPALAQSPTAATFLSQTTGRPFGTAFAGFGADDKYRQNSKTAAFFTNNTWHATDALDVTLGLRYTREDKELDSRYSNPNGSVGCASYFGPNGQVSAAAQGRIAAALTGRGLPFASLPPAQQAAIISNIVGFSCLPWANPLHNGRVTHQEREEKEWSGTLKLAYRWNDHVMTYVSGARGYKAGGFNLDRVQSANGLSSAGQGILPVNDTSFPGEFVNSFELGAKTTWADGNLLLNATLFHQTYSDFQLNSFLGTSFVVRSIPEVVSQGIDTEVLWQPSRGLMIQGGLTYADTRYGDERPGGDFIAPGGTAPAGALYKLPGSQVSFAPYWSGSASITYDWNFGNDLVARFNVGAKYMSDYNTGSDLDPEKEQDAFTVVNARVGIGRRDKRWMVEFWGLNIFDEDYVQVGFDAPLQNVSPLPNNPFNSFNAFLGAPRTYGVTFRVSY